The sequence below is a genomic window from Setaria italica strain Yugu1 chromosome IV, Setaria_italica_v2.0, whole genome shotgun sequence.
atacgtggggagtagaaaaagtgtggagggtggaggagggaaaaatagttttgattttgccgagtgtcacaaaaaacactcggcagcCATaggcgtttgccgagtgctggaagaaaacactcggcaaacatatggccttgccgagtgtctgtgatggacactcggcaaaggactaacGTCCGGCACGCCCCCCCTAACGGAGGACGCACGTGCCGGTCACGTGGtgaagatttgccgagtgtcatttgtttgccgagtgtcgtttatggctttgccgagtgttttccatTTGACACTTGGGAAAGAGAATTTATGCCGAGTGTagaatgtttgccgagtgctttcacGGCGGCAAGCACTacctttgctgagtgcccgaaATAAAGCACTTGGCAAATCGctactttgccgagtatttcgatatgacactcggcaaagtacgcTTATATTTCATGTGTAAACCTTTAATAACGTGTTTTACTAATTTTTTTCCCATAAACTTTGAAAAAACCTAGTCAAAATCTCTAAACAatgcttattttatttttctactaatattattccattatttcatggacttatagctcaaattgaatttatatctattaaagttatataattgcagttaataaataaaaacggatccgaaaattcccaaaatttgacatgaaccaatatATGTtgtctattgcctatacaaaaaattttgaagtcaaacccaaaTTCAAATGTCACTTGAACTCAAAATCTTACcagatccttccaacttctacaaaTCTTCTCCAGAGATGCTTCGATTTGTAAGCATCATACGTCAAAAATtatgcgaaaccttctcaattttttaccacagcctccacatatgatatcatggtaaatctcgtgattttcagacttcgtttgttttttttttgagaatttaaaaatcattcggccacacgttcgtggtcgtatTTTCTGAACAAAATATTCGAAATTTCTTTACATTTCCTGGATGAGACCTCAATTCGGACtcattaacatgaatatgatttttccactcattttattccattatttcaatcacttgcagttcaaatttaacttaaatcaacaaattactctaaatgaaattaattcattaaatatagcaaacagaccaaGAAATAGACCACCTTCTAACGTGAAGTGCCAAATGTcgtacgtggggagtagaaaaagtgtggagggtggaggagggaaaaatagttttggttcgccgagtgccggaagaaaacactcggcaaacatatggctttgccgagtgtcgagcgaagcactcggcaaacctagaactttaccgagtgtctgtgatggacactcggcaaaggactaaTGTCCGGCACGCCCCCCTAACGGAGGACGCACGTGCCGGTCACGTGGtgaagatttgccgagtgtcgtttatggctttgccgagtgttttctatttGATACTCGGGAAAGAGAATTTATGCTGAGTGTAGAATGCTTGCTGAGTGCTTTcacgaaaacactcggcaaacactacctttgccgagtgcccgaaataAAGCACTTGgtaaataaaaaacactcggcattttaactgtttcccgtagtgttggTGCCGATATGTTCATATGAAAGCATGCAAGGCCACATGGGGGAATGTTGCGATGTGAATAAACTGATACATGATGAAGCAGTAAACGGGGAACAGGTGAAACTTGTGGGAACACAACAGATGCAAAGTTACGTGATGTTTGTTCAATGTACCCAAGAAACATGATGCTTATTGTATGCGCCGAACATGGAAAATTTAGCTCAGCGTTGGGTGCTGCACTGGTGCCCGGATCAATTGACCTGTGACTGATGCCTCTGGCAAAAGGACTTGACCCTTTCAAGTCCTTGCTTCAGTTTTGGTGGTTCCGAAGCAAAGGTGATGCGCAACCAGTTTTCCATTCCTAAGGCAGTCCCTGCATAAAGTCAGCAATAATTAATCTGTTTAGTGTTTGTGGTGCACACATAGTACAAAACGGTGCACTTGCCTTTTTTAGTTAAAAATGAGAATGTCATCTTGGAGCCTCTCAAAGAAATTAATGCCCAGTCATTTTACACATACTTTTTGCTAGCAGTGCTCTATAACAAGTCACTTACTTAGGCCTATAAGAAGCTGATTAGTCCATATAATCACTACATGGTGACTGATCAATCAAGTACTGATTGCCATTTTTTTCATAACATCCTCTGATGAGTGGCATAAATAAGCAGCTCTACAGTAGTGTACATAATATATGCTGAAAATATGCATGTATTTGATGTTTGATGTAAAAAAACTATTAGCCCTTCCAGCTACCACATACCAGGCAACACCATGActgattcctccttcgccaacttTCTACAGAAATCTATGTCGTCACTAATGTCTGACAACTGTGATATGTCTAGTTTCACCTGCAGAATAGGTTGTCAGCATAGTTTCTTTCAAGTGATGAAAAAAGTATATTCTCTGTCTTACCATCATAAAAAATGACCCCTCTGGTTTGTGGGGACAGGTGATACAGTTGATTTCCTTTATTTCGCTGTAGCATATTTCTGCGGTCTCCTTTAACAACTTGATAATCTTGCTAAAGAATTCATCATTTGTGTTCTTCATAATATGAGGAATAGCTCCCTGATGAATTGACGAATTTTTTAATTATAACCTGTCATAAACtgaatatttaaaaattatcaCCTGATATATGTTTGTTAATAACCTTTTTGGCCAAGCCATCATGTCTGGCTTGGCAAGACAACACTACAGCGCCTCACATTACGCAAGGCTCCTCGTCACACCACCCAAGGCCTAAAGGTAGTGTCCTACGTCATGTTTTGTTGTGAGGCATGGCAGTGTTGTGTTGTCTTGCCATGGTATGACCAAAGGGGTGAAacatatttttaaaattaatttATAATCAGTCAAAGATGAAATAAAACTGAATCTACTGCACAACATAGACAATGaaatattttcaaaaatattCATGCGAATACTCTACTCCATAGTGACTATTGAAATTTACAGAAGAAGGTTCATAAAAATGCTCGTCAGAATATGAACCTGCCAAAGAAGTAAAACCTGGGCACAAAATTCAGATGCCTAAGGCAGCAAGCCAAGAATGAAGATTGAAAATAGGTTTAGATGTCAATGGAAGATATACAAATTTGTTCTGATAACTTAGCAGAAACTTGGTAAGTAAGCcgttaagaagaagaaagcagtCAAGGCATCCAACTTTGAGCAAAATTGGACCTAAACCTTGTCAATTGGGGTGCACACTCACACCACACTGATCTAAGCTCAGTTCCTAAAAGAAAGTTTAGTATGCAATAAATTGCCGTGGAAAATTCTCTCTTTTTCCTGGCCAAAGTATGATGAGCCCACATTTTCCTAGGACAGATTGGCCACCAAAGTTGGTAAATGTAGGAAACAGCATGTGACCGTGATAGATGTAATAAGGTACTACCAAAGTGCAGGTATATGCAATTATAGTCATGAACCAATCAGTTGCCTAAAATCATCAAACTTGCTTAACACAAGTATGAAGAAGTGAAATAATAAATACGAAACCCCTCTAAAATAATCCAAGAGAAATAAACTAAAAGTTCTTGGTATAGTCTTGCTgtttcaaaattaaaaaaatggtCTACCACCTTGCGTATCTAAAATTGCTAGAGCCAAGCAACAGAAAAAACAACTCCCTCAAGATCATCTAGCTGAATACAATATGGGGGGACATTAACGCAAAGACTAACCAGAACAAATGTTGCAGGATCTCCTGTTAGCATTCTGAAGCTTCTCAGTGAATGAAAAACCTAGAATTGCAGTTCAATTTAGTTAGCAAAGATATTCCTTCAGTCACATGAAAACAACAATATCATAAAGAAAATTAATTCTAGAAACAACACAAAAGCTTATGCACAGATAAGCTTGCACTATGCATGCTCCAAAATAGGTCTGTTAACACATCAACCAGTGTCAACACAATATGTATTCACAACCAAAAAATGGGGAAGACAACTACATTAAGGGCTCTTGGGGCTTTATTTTACCATATTGCCAACCACTAACATGATAGATATGATCTCTTCTAACTCTGACTTGCAGCTCCCTCATGCCTCTACTGTAAGCATGTCTTTGAGTTATCTTTGAGCCTTTTGTAACTACCTCAACATATGTGCAATCTTTTGCTCATCTGCCGTGTTGAATACACTTAATAACCTATATCTGTGATCCTCGCTACATCCAAAGTATTGAATATATCTAAACAATTAAAGTTCAAAAACATACATATGTGCAATCCTTTACACATCTATAGTTGTTGGATATATCTAATACCTATATCTGAATCCTTGCTGCATCCAAAGTATTGAATATATCTGAACAAATAAAGTTCCTTTTCATAGGGAAACTAATTATAATGGTAACTTTTAGATCAGAAGAACAAACAGAATAAACTAAGAGGTCCTCACAAATCACATCTCACATTCCAGCAACAAATAAACATCATATGGAAAATATGAATTCTCTAAACATAGAAACAGCCTGaacttttctttaaaaaaactgTACCACGTCAGGCTACCAGTGCCACTGACGAAGTTTAAGACAAAAAAGATGCATAAATGATTGTTATAAGAATCACCTTGGTTTCTTTCAGAATACATTTTTGGTCACAAATTGCTATCCAGCCAAATCTCCAGCCAGGTACAGCCCATCTCTTTGATATAGCTCCAAGAGTGAGTAATGGAACAGTCTCTCCAAAAACACCCATTGGCACAAAAGGAGTGCTACCATAGACAAGGTGCCCATAGACCTCATCTGCAATGACTAACATACCGAGCTTGTTTGCTGTATCTGCAATCTAAGTCAGATACAGGCACGTAATAAGCACAATTACACGAATAACGCAAGGCTACCTAGCAACTAGCATTGTACAAAACACCTTACTAACCTTGGACAAATGCTCGTAAGTATACACAGAGCCACAAGGGTTATTAGGGTTAATAATCACTATTGCAACAGTATTCTCATCTGCAAGAGCTTCAACAGCTTCCAGGTCGACCTCCCAACCTCTCTCCGGAACTAGATCATAATGGCGTACTTCCATCTTATGAAACACTGCGTGTGCCTCGTGTTTTGGGTAACCAGGCCTTGGGAGCAATATATTTACACCTGGTTGGCCGAAAACAGACATCACAGTCTCGATTGCTTGGGTACATCCAGAAGTGAGGAGAACATCATCAGGGGAAAGCTTGTAAGGGAGATCACAAGATAGGTACTCTGCAACGGCTCTGGATTTAAGCAGAAATTAAGTATTGACAAAAGAAATATGCCTCACATTTACACACAAGGATGATCCAACCAATTATTATACTGCAGATAAAGCATTCAGTATGCTGTTATAAGACAATTTGTTTCTCATGAATTAGGTGTGAACAAGGTGGACTAAGAGCCAAGACAGCAGCAACTCTTATGAAAATTATATGTGCAGATTGGACTCAGAATGTATTTTGTAAGATTATGATTTAACAGATTTTACAAATTTGTTGAAATAAAAGCTAGTGGTTATTAAAGGTGCCCACATGAGGGCCCTGTTAAAGTGTTAATGTCACTGATGGATGCATCTTTGCTGTTTGCAAACTCCTATAGAGTAGCGCCAATATTTGTAGTCATTAATGGCACATTGCTTAGGGCATTGGCATAGTCTATATGATGATACTTTGATTAGTGATTTCTATAAGAATATCACATTTCACAAAGTGATAATTAAATATTATATGGAAGTActtttcatgatgaatctagCAAAAGCTATAATACATTTCAATCTATATAATTCTTTATATATTTATGGCCAAAAGTTTTAAAAGAAGAATTATGACCGATGGAAATCCTAAAAGGATGTACATTGGTAATAATCAGGAGTAACAAACACATTTTTGTGACTCCACATTGGCAAAAGCATTTTTGCTCCCAATAAACCAAGATTAGCTTCTGCACAGAAAGATCTAGGATCTAACATCTGCagccattttaaaaaaattgggcAAACAAAAAATGCACGATGTACTCAAGTGTCATCTATCTAttggaaaaacaacagaagtaAATCTCGGCGACATTTAAGCGCCGTTATTGCGCCAGGACTGTAAGAGTAGTGAGGTGAACAAGTAGGATGGGCACTGACCGGCGAGCTGCGAGATTCGTGTCGCGGGATGGGTAGCCGTCGAACTCACCGGAGCGGAGGGCGGTGGCGACGGCCTCCACCGCCTCGGGAGCGGTGCGGAAAGAGGGGCACGAGGAGGGATCCCCGACGCTGAGCGGGATCACGGGCCGCGGGCCGCGCTCGTCCAGGCAGCCGTGAAGGTCAAGGAGGTAGCGCCGGACGCTCCGCtccccggcggccgccacggccggGTTCGGCGACGCGAAGCGCCATCTCCTGCTGCTCCGGCCACCCTCCATCGCTCCGCAGCAGGTAGACTGGATCTGGATGAGTGATTGATCGAGTTTTTAATAGAAGCTTGGCCAATGTGTCCCTATGTCCGGAAGCTTTGGTTCAGTGTTCTAGCTCCCGTTGGATGTTGAGCGAAAAGAGTATTCAAACCTCGTAGTCCTACTAAAATTGATATGCTCAGtctcctcctttttctttccctttcctCTGGTCCTTTTTtcttgaggaaaaaaaaattacttaCGGACATGCTGCGGCCTTTGCTGAGACACAGTGGTGTTTTGTCTTGTGGCGGGACATGGTTGAAAACAAGAATTGGAGAATGGAGATAGAAGAGAAATGCTAGGAATTGCCTGGCGCTGGGTCGGTTGATCATTTGTACTCTCATCTCCACCGAGCGTGCGAGTGTGCGAGATGTCCTTGCTCAGCCTGCTTGGTTGGACTTCAATTAAGCCTAGCGACTACAGTACATTCAAGCTCAGCTTGAAAGTCCAGTAAGGGGGTGATACCCTGTgctagcacctatcacatcggatgtttgatactaattaggaatattaaacatagtttaattacaaaactaattgcacaaatggaatctaattcgcgagacgaatctattaagcctaattagtccatgatttaacaatgtggtgctacagtaaccatttgctaatgatggattaattagccttaatagattcatctcacgaattaaactccatctgtgcaattagttttgtaattaaactatgtttagtcctcctaattagcatccgaacatccaatgtgacaggtgctaaagtttagcacgggaTATCCACTAAAACACTCGCAAGTCTTTTCAAGCTACTGCGATCCTTGTTAACACTTGCCCTGTTTGTCTACTACTGTGAGTCTGTGACCTGTATGGCTTGCCCAAATAGTCAAATCCGCTACTGCAAGCTAAATCTTTTGGGGGGAGTTTCTGTGGCCTGCGTTGAAACATTTGAGAGTATGTTTGAATTCTACTCAAGTGTGAAAAGGGTGAGCTATTAAT
It includes:
- the LOC101771219 gene encoding nicotianamine aminotransferase A, producing MEGGRSSRRWRFASPNPAVAAAGERSVRRYLLDLHGCLDERGPRPVIPLSVGDPSSCPSFRTAPEAVEAVATALRSGEFDGYPSRDTNLAARRAVAEYLSCDLPYKLSPDDVLLTSGCTQAIETVMSVFGQPGVNILLPRPGYPKHEAHAVFHKMEVRHYDLVPERGWEVDLEAVEALADENTVAIVIINPNNPCGSVYTYEHLSKIADTANKLGMLVIADEVYGHLVYGSTPFVPMGVFGETVPLLTLGAISKRWAVPGWRFGWIAICDQKCILKETKVFHSLRSFRMLTGDPATFVLGAIPHIMKNTNDEFFSKIIKLLKETAEICYSEIKEINCITCPHKPEGSFFMMVKLDISQLSDISDDIDFCRKLAKEESVMVLPGTALGMENWLRITFASEPPKLKQGLERVKSFCQRHQSQVN